Proteins encoded within one genomic window of Oncorhynchus tshawytscha isolate Ot180627B linkage group LG02, Otsh_v2.0, whole genome shotgun sequence:
- the LOC112244797 gene encoding protein BTG2: MNQAYSSRSEIGPEVTAAATFVSRLLRTRGFLSEHQLHDFRDCLQQSLSEHYQNHWFPDRPQKGSGYRCIRMNHEMDPIIGRAAGRIGLTSDQLFALLPRELTLWVDPFEVSYRIGEDGSICVLYEAESLAPAAAPSPDPTHNCKNQFLIGGRTSPPKNYLMTVSS; encoded by the exons ATGAACCAAGCATACTCTTCTAGAAGTGAAATAGGCCCCGAAGTAACGGCCGCAGCAACCTTTGTTTCCAGGCTATTGAGAACAAGAGGCTTCCTGAGCGAACACCAACTCCATGATTTCAGAGATTGTCTTCAACAGTCATTATCAG AGCACTACCAGAACCACTGGTTCCCTGACAGACCACAGAAGGGCTCTGGCTACCGCTGCATCAGAATGAATCATGAAATGGACCCAATCATTGGCAGGGCTGCTGGTCGGATCGGACTTACTAGCGATCAGCTCTTTGCCCTCCTTCCCCGGGAGCTGACACTCTGGGTGGACCCTTTTGAGGTCTCTTACCGCATCGGGGAGGATGGCTCCATTTGTGTCCTCTATGAGGCAGAGTCCCTAGCGCCCGCAGCAGCCCCTAGCCCTGACCCCACACACAACTGCAAGAATCAGTTTCTGATCGGTGGCCGCACTAGCCCTCCGAAGAACTACCTGATGACCGTCTCGAGCTAG